One genomic window of Anaerofustis stercorihominis DSM 17244 includes the following:
- a CDS encoding RrF2 family transcriptional regulator codes for MNSEFSVSVHALVFLNHHYKEFKTSEEISENICINPARARKILSKLKKAGLVKTREGSVKGGYSFVLNAANITLLDVYEAIGNKVVDISWRSGNVNMECLIASGMGDIMDGVYERLDEVCKEELNKITIKDIDSKIFKNGE; via the coding sequence ATGAATAGTGAATTTTCGGTTTCGGTTCATGCATTGGTTTTTTTAAATCATCATTATAAAGAATTTAAGACAAGTGAAGAAATATCTGAGAATATTTGTATAAATCCCGCAAGAGCAAGAAAAATCCTTTCTAAACTTAAAAAGGCAGGACTGGTAAAGACAAGAGAAGGTTCTGTAAAGGGAGGGTATAGTTTTGTACTCAATGCGGCTAATATCACCTTATTAGACGTTTATGAGGCAATAGGAAACAAGGTGGTAGATATATCTTGGCGTTCCGGAAATGTAAATATGGAATGTCTGATAGCATCCGGTATGGGTGATATTATGGACGGAGTGTATGAAAGATTAGATGAGGTATGTAAAGAAGAATTAAATAAAATAACCATAAAGGATATAGACAGTAAAATATTTAAAAATGGAGAATAG
- the murC gene encoding UDP-N-acetylmuramate--L-alanine ligase, with product MNIDLENIKKIYFIGIGGTSMSGLALMSKINGKDVLGSDMRPCVYTEKLEKNEIKVIIGHNKENITDDIDLIVYSAAIRENNPERVEGKNKGILELERSVFLGLISRYYKRTIAVSGTHGKTTTSSLMSLVFLNADLDPSISIGGTLKKINGNSRVGDSDYFVIEACEFVDSFLHSRHFVGTIQNIEKDHLDYFTGGIEQIKESFRKFAEITPKDGMLVVNGDDENVLDILDGLECKIVKAGLSDSNDFVAKNITYDKFGNPNFDVYKGGEFYHKFELNIPGEHNVLNALSVVAVSDFFMIDKEVINDSFKEFTGAKRRFEKRGIVNDITVIEDYAHHPTELKVTIDACKNYEHNKLFVIFQPHTYSRTFLLFDEFVEAMKGADELILNDIYSDREDNEWNIYSEDIANKVIEKYNIPSRVISEFSDIRDYVVNNAKPGDFVLVAGSQSINQVAYDIVEKLKEVYK from the coding sequence ATGAATATAGATTTAGAGAATATAAAAAAAATATATTTTATAGGAATTGGCGGAACCAGCATGTCGGGTCTTGCACTCATGTCCAAAATTAACGGAAAAGATGTTTTAGGTTCAGACATGAGACCTTGTGTATACACAGAAAAATTGGAAAAAAATGAAATTAAAGTAATTATAGGGCATAATAAAGAAAATATAACTGATGATATTGATCTAATCGTATATTCAGCAGCGATAAGAGAAAATAACCCTGAAAGAGTAGAAGGAAAAAATAAAGGTATATTAGAGCTTGAACGTTCTGTTTTTCTCGGCCTCATCAGCAGATATTATAAAAGAACTATCGCGGTAAGCGGAACACATGGGAAAACAACGACATCGTCATTAATGTCTTTGGTTTTTTTGAATGCAGATTTAGACCCTTCTATATCCATAGGAGGAACGCTTAAAAAGATAAACGGGAACTCAAGAGTCGGTGACAGTGATTATTTCGTTATAGAGGCATGTGAATTTGTGGATAGTTTTTTGCACTCAAGACACTTCGTAGGAACAATCCAAAATATAGAAAAAGACCATTTAGACTACTTTACAGGCGGCATCGAACAGATAAAAGAATCTTTTAGAAAATTTGCGGAAATAACACCAAAAGACGGTATGCTTGTTGTAAACGGAGATGATGAAAATGTTTTAGACATACTTGACGGTTTAGAATGTAAAATCGTAAAAGCAGGCCTATCCGACAGCAATGATTTTGTAGCTAAAAATATAACTTATGATAAATTCGGAAATCCAAATTTCGATGTTTATAAGGGCGGAGAATTCTATCATAAGTTCGAACTAAATATCCCTGGTGAACATAATGTTTTAAATGCTTTAAGCGTAGTAGCGGTATCCGATTTCTTTATGATAGATAAGGAAGTAATAAATGACAGTTTCAAAGAGTTTACCGGAGCCAAAAGAAGATTTGAAAAAAGAGGTATAGTTAATGACATTACCGTTATTGAAGACTATGCCCATCACCCAACAGAACTAAAGGTTACCATTGATGCTTGTAAAAACTACGAACATAATAAGTTGTTTGTAATATTCCAGCCACATACTTACTCCAGGACATTCCTTTTATTTGATGAGTTTGTAGAAGCAATGAAAGGTGCGGACGAACTGATTTTAAATGATATTTATTCTGACAGAGAAGATAACGAATGGAATATTTATTCTGAGGATATAGCCAACAAAGTAATAGAAAAATACAATATACCTTCAAGGGTAATAAGTGAATTTAGTGATATAAGAGATTATGTAGTAAATAATGCAAAACCGGGTGATTTTGTTCTTGTTGCAGGCAGCCAGTCAATAAATCAAGTAGCATATGATATAGTGGAAAAATTAAAAGAAGTTTATAAATAA
- a CDS encoding DNA-3-methyladenine glycosylase I, with amino-acid sequence MKEENIKRCKWVDLNSEIYIDYHDNEWGVPTYDDKELFEMLILEGFQAGLSWITILKKREAFRKAFDDFDVITVSKYDENKIDELLNNKDIVRNKNKINAAINNAKIFIKIQNEFGSFKDYIWGFTNGKIIKNIDDNMPTHNELSDTISKDLKQRGMKYVGTIIIYSYLQSIGIINDHEKNCFRY; translated from the coding sequence ATGAAAGAAGAAAACATAAAAAGATGCAAATGGGTAGATTTGAATTCTGAAATTTATATCGATTATCACGATAACGAGTGGGGCGTACCTACATATGATGATAAAGAGCTATTTGAAATGCTTATCCTTGAGGGATTTCAGGCAGGTCTGTCATGGATAACGATACTAAAAAAGAGAGAAGCATTTAGAAAAGCTTTTGACGATTTTGATGTAATAACAGTTTCTAAATACGATGAAAATAAAATAGATGAATTATTAAATAACAAAGATATAGTTAGAAATAAGAATAAAATAAATGCAGCAATAAACAATGCAAAAATATTTATAAAGATACAAAATGAATTCGGAAGTTTCAAGGATTATATATGGGGCTTTACAAATGGTAAAATCATAAAAAACATCGATGATAATATGCCGACCCATAATGAATTATCCGATACCATATCAAAAGATTTAAAACAACGCGGAATGAAATATGTGGGAACTATCATTATTTACTCCTACCTTCAATCCATCGGAATAATAAATGACCATGAAAAAAACTGTTTCAGATATTAA
- a CDS encoding helix-turn-helix domain-containing protein, with product MHAIYKSDTSLISAITKRIIRISEERKISIHSLAESSGIPPTTVYSLFDGKSQNPGIGVIYSLSRALDMKMDEFFSCDEMEELYKSELK from the coding sequence ATGCACGCAATATATAAAAGTGATACTAGTCTCATTAGTGCCATAACAAAAAGAATAATAAGAATAAGTGAAGAGAGGAAAATCTCAATTCACAGCCTTGCGGAAAGTTCGGGAATTCCTCCGACGACTGTATATAGTTTATTTGATGGAAAGAGTCAAAATCCCGGTATAGGTGTTATATACAGTTTATCAAGGGCACTGGATATGAAAATGGACGAGTTTTTCAGTTGTGATGAAATGGAAGAATTGTACAAATCTGAATTAAAATAA
- the spoVG gene encoding septation regulator SpoVG, protein MQITDIRVRKTYDEGKMKAIVSVTFDDQFVIHDIKIIEGDNGIFIAMPSRKMPNGEFKDIAHPINLETRVDIQNKVLKAYEEKLQELENEVEE, encoded by the coding sequence ATGCAAATAACAGACATTAGGGTAAGGAAGACATATGATGAAGGTAAGATGAAAGCAATTGTATCAGTAACATTTGACGATCAGTTTGTTATTCATGACATCAAAATTATTGAAGGGGATAATGGTATATTTATTGCTATGCCGAGCAGAAAGATGCCTAATGGGGAATTCAAAGATATTGCACATCCTATAAACCTTGAAACCAGAGTCGATATTCAAAATAAGGTTTTAAAAGCTTATGAAGAAAAATTACAGGAATTGGAAAATGAAGTTGAAGAGTAG
- a CDS encoding helix-turn-helix domain-containing protein, which translates to MQLRDSLNRRIVELCDERGLSINKLANMSAIPPTTVYSMFDGKCGNPSFKTIKMICDSLDMDIKDFFDSELFINLEKGFK; encoded by the coding sequence ATGCAATTAAGAGACTCACTAAATAGAAGGATCGTTGAATTATGTGACGAAAGAGGACTATCTATTAATAAACTTGCGAATATGTCGGCAATTCCGCCTACTACGGTTTATAGTATGTTTGACGGTAAATGCGGTAATCCAAGTTTTAAAACTATTAAAATGATTTGTGATAGTTTGGATATGGATATAAAAGATTTTTTTGATTCTGAACTATTTATCAATTTAGAAAAAGGTTTTAAATAG
- a CDS encoding DUF1287 domain-containing protein: MNKKRFLILITLIFAVMILYALKYFGYIPTKSYTLKELGIKEIKSGIDKDKDGIDDYKDIMLGAREYVMTKPQYKSAYYKDGYPPKGEGVCTDVIWYAFKKAGYDLKDLVDKDIKNNTKDYYRVDGSPDPNIDFRRVPNLLVFFRKNALSLTTDITKVDQWQPGDIITFSDSHIGIVSDKRTKNGEILIIHQSKFEKKEVYARYRYNDISGHFRWIYKK, from the coding sequence ATGAATAAGAAGAGATTTTTGATTTTAATAACATTGATATTTGCTGTCATGATATTATATGCCCTTAAGTATTTCGGATATATACCAACTAAATCGTATACTTTAAAAGAGCTTGGTATAAAAGAGATAAAGTCGGGTATTGATAAAGATAAGGACGGAATAGATGATTATAAGGATATAATGCTCGGTGCCAGGGAGTATGTAATGACAAAACCCCAATATAAAAGTGCATATTATAAAGACGGATATCCTCCGAAAGGCGAGGGTGTATGTACCGATGTGATATGGTATGCTTTTAAAAAAGCGGGATATGATTTAAAAGATTTGGTCGATAAGGATATTAAAAATAATACAAAAGATTATTATAGAGTTGATGGTTCTCCAGACCCTAATATCGATTTTAGAAGAGTACCGAATTTATTAGTATTTTTTAGAAAGAACGCACTTTCTCTTACAACAGATATAACAAAAGTAGACCAGTGGCAGCCCGGGGATATAATAACATTTTCAGATAGCCATATAGGGATAGTATCGGATAAGAGAACTAAAAACGGAGAAATACTTATAATACATCAAAGTAAGTTTGAGAAAAAGGAAGTGTATGCAAGATATAGGTATAATGATATCAGCGGCCACTTCAGATGGATATATAAAAAATAA
- the deoC gene encoding deoxyribose-phosphate aldolase has protein sequence MITKYELARANDHSLLKPQLTYDEVRKGIQFAKEWKCRTVCVTPSRVKMAYEILKGSETAVCACVGFPNGAELTESKVADTQRVYNMGATEVDIVLNVSAMKSGDYDTVYNDVYEVVNASPANIKVILENCLLTKEEIAKASRICSDAGAGFVKTSTGFSSGGATLEDVAIMKENIDTTRVQIKAAGGIANVADAEAFLKAGCSRLGISKTQAMFDEIDAASK, from the coding sequence ATGATAACAAAATATGAATTAGCAAGAGCAAACGACCACTCTTTATTAAAACCACAATTAACTTATGATGAAGTAAGAAAAGGTATCCAATTCGCTAAAGAATGGAAATGCAGAACTGTATGTGTTACTCCAAGCAGAGTAAAAATGGCTTATGAAATCCTTAAAGGTTCTGAAACAGCAGTATGTGCATGTGTTGGTTTCCCAAACGGTGCAGAATTAACAGAATCAAAAGTTGCAGATACTCAAAGAGTATACAACATGGGTGCTACAGAAGTTGATATCGTACTTAACGTTTCAGCTATGAAATCAGGAGACTATGACACAGTTTATAATGACGTATACGAAGTAGTAAACGCTTCTCCTGCTAACATCAAGGTTATCTTAGAAAACTGTCTTTTAACAAAAGAAGAAATCGCCAAAGCTTCAAGAATTTGTTCTGACGCAGGTGCAGGTTTCGTTAAAACATCAACAGGATTCTCTTCAGGCGGAGCAACACTTGAAGATGTAGCTATAATGAAAGAAAACATTGATACAACAAGAGTACAAATCAAAGCAGCCGGCGGTATTGCTAATGTAGCAGATGCTGAAGCTTTCTTGAAAGCAGGCTGTTCTAGACTTGGTATTTCAAAAACACAAGCTATGTTTGATGAAATCGACGCAGCAAGCAAATAA
- a CDS encoding acylphosphatase, whose translation MKIRKHYIFKGRVQAVGFRYTAYKEARKLSLTGFVKNLNNGNVEAEFQGEAHLIDEVIKKLKYDRFIYIASMKVDNIDVIENETSFEVLY comes from the coding sequence ATGAAAATAAGAAAACATTATATTTTTAAAGGTAGAGTACAAGCCGTAGGATTTAGATACACCGCTTATAAAGAAGCCAGAAAACTTAGTCTGACAGGATTTGTTAAAAACTTAAATAACGGAAATGTCGAAGCTGAATTTCAGGGCGAAGCACATCTTATAGACGAAGTTATTAAAAAATTAAAATATGACCGTTTTATCTATATTGCTTCTATGAAAGTAGATAATATTGATGTTATAGAAAATGAAACATCTTTTGAAGTTTTATATTAA
- a CDS encoding rhodanese-like domain-containing protein: protein MKNILIIVGIVIILFISFKYFIPKEENKSAYHKISALEAKEMMEQGNVIILDVRREDEYKGGHIKNSVLVPNETINNMVLKEIPDLDKTILVYCRSGRRSKDASMKLVDIGYKNIYDFGGIIDWPYEIEK, encoded by the coding sequence GTGAAAAATATATTGATTATAGTGGGGATTGTTATTATTTTGTTTATCAGTTTTAAATATTTTATCCCTAAAGAAGAAAATAAAAGTGCTTATCATAAAATTTCTGCTTTAGAAGCAAAAGAAATGATGGAGCAAGGTAATGTAATTATTTTAGATGTAAGAAGAGAAGATGAATATAAAGGCGGGCATATAAAGAATTCGGTATTAGTTCCAAATGAAACTATCAATAATATGGTATTAAAAGAAATCCCGGACTTAGATAAAACTATTTTAGTGTACTGCAGGTCGGGTAGGAGAAGTAAAGATGCTTCAATGAAGTTAGTTGACATAGGATATAAAAATATATATGATTTCGGCGGGATAATTGACTGGCCTTATGAAATAGAGAAATAA
- a CDS encoding transaldolase family protein, with protein MLYLIDDANIESIKTITQYFPIHGVTTNPSIIAANGENVYKKIKAIRDVIGPDLELHAQVLESTCDEIVKEAIRLRDAVGGNFFVKVPVTGEGLKSISVLKELGFNVTATAIFTAQQALLASTAGADYVAPYVNRIDNFSSDGIGVVGDIVNLFEMYGKDTKVLAASFKNTQQVYNVAMVGSHAATISCDLFEQLIYHPLTTSAIMEFEEKGAEYYTYEK; from the coding sequence ATGTTATATTTAATTGATGATGCTAATATTGAAAGTATCAAAACTATTACACAATATTTTCCAATTCATGGGGTAACAACCAATCCAAGTATTATTGCTGCAAACGGAGAAAATGTTTATAAAAAAATAAAAGCGATCAGAGACGTGATCGGTCCCGACCTTGAACTTCATGCTCAAGTTTTAGAATCAACTTGTGATGAAATAGTAAAAGAGGCTATCAGACTAAGAGATGCAGTAGGCGGAAACTTCTTTGTAAAAGTTCCGGTAACAGGTGAAGGACTTAAGTCTATAAGCGTACTAAAAGAATTAGGCTTTAACGTAACTGCTACAGCTATCTTTACGGCTCAGCAAGCACTGCTTGCTTCAACAGCAGGTGCTGACTATGTAGCTCCATACGTAAACAGAATCGATAACTTCTCTTCTGACGGTATTGGTGTTGTAGGTGATATCGTAAACCTATTCGAAATGTATGGTAAAGATACAAAAGTTTTAGCTGCAAGCTTTAAAAATACACAGCAAGTATACAATGTAGCTATGGTTGGTTCTCATGCCGCTACAATCAGCTGTGACTTATTTGAACAACTTATTTATCATCCATTAACAACTTCTGCTATAATGGAATTTGAAGAAAAAGGTGCAGAATATTATACTTACGAAAAATAG
- a CDS encoding FAD-dependent oxidoreductase: MKKYDDIIIGFGKGGKTLAGYLAKKGEKVAVIEKSNKMYGGTCINVGCIPSKSLVKNASKTAQMGDISFDEKSKLYKKAIEEKRNLTEMLRGKNYDKLNNLDNVDVINAKASFEDKNIVKITYKDSEELLHADKIYINTGSTSVIPKIEGIENNPYVYFSDTLMELDTLPNRLIIIGGGYIGLEFASMYSNFGSNVTVIQDGDKFIPREDEDIADEVKSLLENQGMEIKLGAKIKKFTKDGIVSYSHKGKEFNDKADAILVATGRKANTGDLNLEAAGVEVDKRGGIVVDNNLRTSNNNIWAMGDVNGGLQFTYVSLDDYRIIVSGLENKNKYNLSKRENVPYSVFMNTPLSRVGLNEREALEQGYDIKVLKLPVGAIPKAQVLKKPYGILKAIIDNKTNRILGTMLLCEESYEMINIVKLAMDLGADYTILKNQVFTHPTMSEALNDLFSL, encoded by the coding sequence ATGAAAAAATATGATGATATAATTATTGGATTTGGTAAAGGCGGAAAAACTTTAGCAGGATATTTGGCTAAGAAAGGTGAAAAAGTTGCCGTAATAGAAAAGTCAAATAAAATGTATGGCGGGACTTGTATAAACGTGGGATGTATACCTTCTAAATCCCTTGTTAAAAATGCATCAAAAACAGCACAAATGGGAGATATTTCTTTTGATGAAAAAAGTAAATTATACAAAAAAGCAATCGAAGAAAAAAGAAACTTAACCGAAATGCTTAGAGGTAAAAATTATGATAAATTGAATAATTTGGATAATGTTGATGTCATTAATGCAAAAGCAAGTTTTGAAGATAAAAATATTGTTAAAATAACATATAAAGATAGCGAAGAATTATTACATGCAGATAAAATATATATAAATACCGGTTCGACATCTGTAATCCCTAAAATAGAAGGAATTGAAAATAACCCATATGTATATTTCAGTGATACATTAATGGAACTTGATACTTTGCCCAATAGACTTATTATAATAGGGGGCGGATATATCGGTCTTGAATTTGCTTCTATGTATTCAAACTTTGGAAGTAATGTAACTGTTATTCAAGACGGTGATAAATTCATTCCAAGAGAAGACGAAGATATTGCTGATGAAGTAAAATCATTGCTCGAAAATCAAGGAATGGAAATAAAACTCGGTGCGAAAATAAAAAAATTTACTAAGGACGGTATCGTTTCATATAGTCATAAAGGAAAAGAGTTTAATGACAAGGCAGATGCTATATTAGTTGCTACGGGTAGAAAAGCTAATACAGGTGATTTAAATTTAGAAGCTGCGGGTGTAGAGGTAGATAAACGAGGCGGGATAGTCGTTGATAATAATTTAAGGACTTCAAACAATAATATTTGGGCAATGGGAGATGTTAACGGAGGGCTTCAATTTACATATGTTTCTTTGGATGATTATAGAATAATAGTAAGCGGACTTGAAAATAAAAATAAATATAACCTAAGTAAAAGAGAAAATGTTCCTTACAGCGTATTTATGAACACTCCGTTATCGCGAGTAGGTTTAAATGAAAGAGAAGCCTTAGAACAAGGTTATGACATAAAAGTTCTAAAATTACCGGTAGGTGCAATACCAAAGGCACAAGTGCTTAAGAAACCGTACGGTATTTTAAAGGCTATAATAGATAATAAAACCAATAGGATTCTCGGTACGATGTTACTCTGTGAGGAGTCATATGAAATGATAAATATAGTAAAATTGGCAATGGATCTGGGTGCGGATTATACTATTCTTAAAAATCAGGTGTTTACTCATCCTACTATGAGCGAAGCTTTGAATGATTTGTTTTCATTATAA
- a CDS encoding Ig-like domain-containing protein, with the protein MKFRNKIFSVILTILILFLILIPSVSAQTLSQNDNSLKAHFIDVGQGDSIFIKNNSENMLVDTGNSLGGDKVINYLNKIKVSKIDRLVITHPDIDHMGGAIKIVEHFGNIENGVMISSVMEGENAEAKETYGKLMKLLEDKNIDVIKVKTDYAFNVGEIKNKVLYGETDLAGNDASLVLDVSYLGRNLLLTGDMTSSVENILLNENLVKHYDVLKVAHHGAKTSSSIPFLNKVKPTFSIIGVGKNSYGHPTKETINNLTKVGSKIYRTDRDGSVLVTIDDKGINVTKEKAECPSTGISVTSSASMYLSEKKTIKASLTPDYSTDKITFSSSNTKIAVVSSSGVITGKKVGKCYVYAKSTSGKIAKCLVTVKAPILSVSKKKISLYTSFGTSIKGSAKPSSYVKFKSYNNKIVTVSSKGTIKARRAGKTYILVYSSLGRKVKVPITVKQSKLKLFKKTGKIIAGKKAKIKAKCSPKNKIKFVSSNKRIATVNSKGIVTGKKAGTTTIKVKANGITLKYKIKVLSKSHLTVYISNRKSTCYHYSKTCLKSPKKTTLGKAKKAGYLPCKRCVK; encoded by the coding sequence ATGAAATTCAGAAATAAAATATTCAGCGTTATATTGACTATATTGATTTTATTTTTAATACTAATACCTTCTGTGTCGGCACAAACATTATCCCAAAACGATAATTCTTTAAAAGCTCATTTCATTGATGTAGGTCAGGGCGACAGTATTTTTATTAAAAATAACTCGGAAAATATGCTCGTTGATACCGGTAATTCTCTTGGCGGAGATAAAGTAATAAACTATTTAAATAAAATAAAAGTAAGTAAAATAGACAGGCTTGTGATCACTCATCCTGATATAGATCATATGGGCGGTGCTATAAAAATCGTTGAACACTTTGGAAATATCGAGAATGGTGTAATGATTTCTTCAGTTATGGAAGGCGAAAATGCCGAGGCAAAAGAAACTTACGGCAAATTGATGAAATTACTTGAAGATAAAAACATAGATGTTATCAAAGTCAAAACCGATTATGCTTTTAATGTAGGTGAAATAAAGAACAAAGTTCTATATGGTGAGACGGATTTAGCCGGTAATGATGCCAGCCTTGTTTTAGATGTAAGTTATTTAGGCAGAAATTTACTTCTTACAGGTGATATGACCAGCAGTGTAGAAAATATTTTATTAAATGAAAATTTAGTCAAACATTATGATGTACTCAAAGTAGCTCATCATGGGGCTAAGACTTCAAGTTCAATTCCCTTTTTGAATAAAGTCAAACCGACTTTCTCAATCATCGGTGTAGGTAAGAATAGTTACGGACATCCCACAAAAGAGACTATAAACAATTTAACAAAAGTGGGTTCTAAAATTTATCGTACAGACAGGGACGGAAGTGTTTTAGTCACTATTGATGATAAAGGAATTAATGTTACAAAGGAAAAGGCAGAGTGTCCAAGCACAGGTATTAGTGTTACTTCATCTGCTAGTATGTATCTTTCTGAAAAGAAAACAATTAAGGCAAGTTTAACTCCCGATTATTCTACAGATAAAATCACATTTTCCAGCAGTAATACAAAGATTGCTGTAGTTTCTTCTTCCGGTGTCATAACCGGTAAGAAAGTAGGTAAGTGTTATGTTTACGCAAAGTCGACTTCGGGTAAAATCGCTAAATGTCTCGTTACTGTAAAAGCACCGATATTGTCGGTATCCAAGAAGAAAATAAGTTTATATACAAGTTTTGGTACGAGTATAAAAGGAAGTGCAAAGCCGTCTTCATATGTTAAGTTTAAATCTTATAATAATAAAATCGTAACTGTAAGTTCAAAAGGAACAATTAAAGCAAGAAGAGCAGGAAAGACGTATATTTTAGTTTATTCTTCTCTCGGAAGAAAAGTAAAAGTTCCGATTACCGTTAAACAATCTAAACTTAAATTATTTAAGAAGACCGGGAAAATAATTGCAGGTAAGAAAGCAAAGATAAAAGCAAAATGCAGTCCAAAGAATAAAATAAAATTTGTATCTTCAAATAAAAGAATAGCGACGGTTAACAGTAAAGGTATTGTTACCGGTAAGAAGGCAGGAACGACAACAATTAAAGTGAAGGCAAACGGAATCACTTTAAAGTATAAAATAAAAGTTTTAAGCAAGTCCCATTTGACAGTATATATTTCCAATAGAAAAAGTACTTGTTATCATTACAGTAAAACATGTTTAAAATCTCCAAAGAAAACAACCTTAGGTAAGGCAAAGAAAGCCGGGTATTTACCTTGTAAAAGATGTGTTAAATAA
- a CDS encoding ECF transporter S component: MKDTRRLVTVSMLIALSIVLMLIIRFPIMPSAAWLEYEPMDIPLLIAGLQFGPVVGILAVIISSSIQAMTVSAMNGWVGALMHIISSSALVGVTALVYRKNKTKKGAMIGLILGALSMVIVMIPANLLITTNFYGMPMDAVIASLPVAVIPFNLLKAGINCLVTFIIYKPISNFIHKQNDRDMIKVTK; encoded by the coding sequence ATGAAAGACACTAGAAGACTTGTAACAGTATCAATGCTTATTGCATTATCAATAGTACTTATGTTAATCATAAGATTCCCTATTATGCCATCGGCAGCATGGCTTGAGTATGAACCGATGGATATCCCATTATTGATTGCAGGACTGCAATTCGGACCTGTAGTAGGGATCCTAGCAGTCATTATCTCAAGTTCGATCCAAGCTATGACTGTAAGCGCTATGAACGGCTGGGTAGGAGCACTTATGCATATTATTTCAAGCAGCGCTTTGGTTGGAGTAACCGCACTCGTATATAGAAAGAATAAAACAAAAAAAGGTGCAATGATAGGTTTGATTTTGGGAGCATTATCAATGGTAATAGTAATGATCCCGGCAAATCTGCTTATCACAACCAATTTTTACGGAATGCCTATGGATGCGGTAATAGCTTCCCTTCCCGTAGCTGTAATTCCATTTAACTTACTTAAAGCAGGTATCAATTGTTTAGTAACATTTATTATTTATAAACCCATCAGTAATTTTATCCACAAACAAAATGACAGGGATATGATAAAAGTGACTAAATAA